The following are encoded together in the Enterobacteriaceae endosymbiont of Plateumaris braccata genome:
- the pykF gene encoding pyruvate kinase PykF, protein MKKTKIICTIGPSSESRQILSKLLNLGMNVMRLNFSHGNHKDHEKRIINLRKIINITGQTAAILLDTKGPEIRTIKLKKGVDVYLKSGQKFILTTDQSIIGDNHCVAITYPNLIFDLNIGNKILVDDGLIEMKVLNIDNNNIICEVLNSGKLSENKGINLPGISTKLPSLSEKDKDDLIFACKNNIDYIAASFIRKKEDILEIKNFLKKNKGENIQVIAKIENQEGLNNFDDILNVSDGIMVARGDLGVEIPVEDVIFAQKMMINKCNFFGKVVITATQMLDSMIKNPRPTRAEAGDVANAILDGTDAVMLSGESAKGKYPLESVAIMSNICERTDITMNNRINFYEKSIEMSITDAICRSAVEISEKLEAPLIIVATELGKSAKSVRKYFPKAMILALTTNIRTSKQLILSKGIIPKLVKKILSTDDFYHIGKKVALSSKYAVIGDVIVMVSGALVPSGTTNTISVHII, encoded by the coding sequence ATGAAAAAAACAAAAATAATATGTACTATTGGACCTAGTTCTGAATCTAGACAAATATTGTCTAAATTATTAAATTTAGGTATGAATGTTATGAGATTAAATTTTTCTCATGGTAATCATAAAGATCATGAAAAACGTATTATAAATTTAAGAAAAATTATTAATATAACAGGACAAACTGCAGCAATATTATTAGATACTAAAGGACCAGAAATTCGTACTATAAAACTTAAAAAAGGTGTAGATGTATATCTAAAATCAGGACAAAAATTTATTTTAACTACAGATCAATCTATTATTGGTGATAATCATTGTGTAGCTATAACATATCCTAATTTAATATTTGATCTTAATATAGGAAATAAAATACTTGTAGACGATGGTCTCATAGAAATGAAAGTATTAAATATAGATAATAATAATATTATTTGTGAAGTATTAAATAGTGGTAAATTATCAGAAAACAAAGGAATTAATTTACCGGGAATATCTACTAAATTACCATCTTTATCAGAAAAAGATAAAGATGATTTAATATTTGCATGTAAAAATAATATAGATTACATTGCTGCTTCGTTTATAAGAAAAAAAGAAGATATATTAGAAATTAAAAATTTTTTAAAAAAAAATAAAGGGGAAAATATTCAAGTTATAGCTAAAATTGAAAATCAAGAAGGTTTAAATAATTTTGATGATATTTTAAATGTTTCTGATGGTATTATGGTAGCGAGAGGAGACTTAGGGGTAGAAATACCTGTAGAAGACGTAATTTTTGCTCAAAAAATGATGATTAATAAATGTAATTTTTTTGGTAAAGTAGTAATAACTGCAACTCAAATGTTAGATTCTATGATTAAAAATCCTCGTCCTACCAGAGCAGAAGCTGGAGATGTAGCTAATGCTATTTTAGATGGTACTGATGCTGTTATGTTGTCTGGAGAAAGTGCTAAAGGAAAATATCCTTTAGAATCTGTTGCTATTATGTCTAATATTTGTGAAAGAACAGATATAACTATGAATAATAGAATAAACTTTTATGAAAAATCTATAGAAATGAGTATTACTGATGCAATATGTCGTAGTGCTGTAGAAATATCAGAAAAATTAGAAGCACCTTTAATAATTGTAGCTACAGAATTAGGAAAATCTGCAAAATCAGTAAGAAAATATTTTCCTAAAGCTATGATTTTAGCTTTAACAACTAATATTAGAACTTCTAAACAATTGATATTAAGTAAAGGTATAATACCTAAATTAGTAAAAAAAATATTATCCACAGATGATTTTTATCATATAGGTAAAAAAGTTGCTTTATCTAGTAAATATGCTGTTATAGGAGATGTTATTGTTATGGTTTCCGGAGCTTTAGTGCCTAGTGGAACAACTAATACTATTTCTGTTCATATAATATAA
- the sufE gene encoding cysteine desulfuration protein SufE: MFIKILPNKNILETNFKRCNSWEERYLYIIELGHRISILSQKHHSLKNLIHGCQSQVWITLKIDSNNHVLFKGYSDSSIVQGLLAIIFIFYNNKTYNEIIQFNIQSYFKKLSLDKYLSLSRLQGIEVIINTIKKKIIELINK; this comes from the coding sequence ATGTTTATAAAAATATTACCTAACAAAAATATATTAGAAACTAATTTTAAACGTTGTAATAGTTGGGAAGAACGATATTTATATATAATAGAATTAGGACATAGAATTTCAATTCTTTCTCAAAAACATCATTCTTTAAAAAATTTAATTCATGGATGTCAAAGTCAAGTTTGGATAACTTTAAAAATTGATTCGAACAATCACGTATTATTTAAAGGATATAGCGATTCTTCTATAGTACAAGGTTTATTAGCAATTATTTTTATATTTTATAATAATAAAACTTATAACGAAATTATTCAATTTAATATTCAATCATATTTTAAAAAGTTATCCTTAGATAAATATCTATCTTTATCTAGATTACAAGGAATAGAAGTTATTATAAATACTATAAAAAAAAAGATAATAGAATTAATTAATAAATAA
- a CDS encoding SufS family cysteine desulfurase, which produces MNFNLIKIRQQFPILSHKVNKHNFIYFDNAATVHKPISVISSLNKFYTKYYSSVHRGTHTLSIKATNIMEKIRRQVAIFINAQKTEEIIFTKSTTEGINLIANTWGVNNILSGDNIIISVMEHHSNIIPWQIISKKIGFNIHIIPLTKNGELNYKKIYNLIDKKTKLISITYISNVLGIINPIKKIVKLAQSKNILTVIDGAQAVTNKIVNVQNIGCDFFVFSGHKIFGPTGIGILYGKKKILELISPWEGGGGMISNIDCNNFPIWEKIPWKFEAGSPNIAGIIGLGAALSWFTSFNIKDIINHNKNLMLYALKKMSNIPNIKIFGNNSLKNRIGIISFNLKNCHPYDVGCFLDEYGIAIRTGHHCAIPLMKYYNVKSMCRISFSIYNNFEEIDIFISKLIYINNLLTK; this is translated from the coding sequence ATGAATTTTAATTTAATAAAAATTAGGCAACAATTTCCAATTTTATCACATAAAGTTAATAAGCATAACTTTATTTATTTTGATAATGCTGCTACTGTACATAAACCAATATCAGTTATTTCTTCATTAAATAAATTTTATACTAAATATTATTCATCAGTACATAGAGGTACACATACATTAAGTATAAAAGCAACTAATATTATGGAAAAGATACGTCGTCAAGTAGCTATTTTTATTAATGCACAAAAAACAGAAGAAATAATTTTTACTAAAAGTACTACAGAAGGAATTAATTTAATTGCAAATACTTGGGGTGTAAATAATATTTTATCAGGAGATAATATTATTATATCAGTAATGGAACATCATTCTAATATTATTCCATGGCAAATTATATCAAAAAAAATAGGATTTAATATACACATCATACCATTAACTAAAAATGGAGAATTAAACTATAAAAAAATTTATAATTTAATAGATAAAAAAACTAAATTAATATCCATTACTTATATTTCTAATGTATTAGGAATAATTAATCCTATAAAAAAAATAGTAAAATTAGCTCAAAGTAAAAATATTTTAACAGTAATAGATGGTGCTCAAGCAGTTACAAATAAAATAGTTAATGTTCAGAATATTGGATGTGATTTTTTTGTTTTTTCAGGACATAAAATTTTTGGACCTACAGGAATAGGTATTCTTTATGGTAAAAAAAAAATATTAGAATTAATATCTCCTTGGGAGGGTGGAGGTGGAATGATAAGTAACATTGATTGTAATAATTTTCCTATTTGGGAAAAAATACCATGGAAATTTGAAGCAGGTTCGCCTAATATTGCTGGTATTATAGGATTAGGTGCTGCTTTATCATGGTTTACATCATTTAATATAAAAGATATTATAAATCATAATAAAAATTTAATGTTATATGCTTTAAAAAAAATGTCTAATATACCAAATATTAAAATTTTTGGTAATAATTCTCTAAAAAATAGAATAGGTATTATTTCTTTTAATTTAAAAAATTGTCATCCTTATGATGTAGGATGTTTTCTTGATGAATATGGTATTGCAATACGTACCGGACATCATTGTGCTATTCCTTTAATGAAATATTATAATGTTAAATCTATGTGTAGAATATCTTTTTCTATATATAATAATTTTGAAGAAATAGATATTTTTATTAGTAAATTGATCTATATAAATAATTTATTAACTAAATAA
- a CDS encoding SufD family Fe-S cluster assembly protein yields the protein MVGLMSNNLLKQLNYIYQLHKQKYFSKNSENHWLKLKNLLHDPTYVKKNTYLNIINNKLFKIPLTREFLKKDLVNFTFQIDAVFLYFINGKLNKNISDIDNIFYKITINKINILNYQNIFIKHNIFTHLSESLSKEIIFIDVNLNNISDIKPLYLIYINIGNNNTKNFFYMSNYRVYINIQKIKSIKIFEHYININQSYFNNIYTTLILGNNINLTHYKFITGDKKNYYFANHDYFFKNNSYITKYDFLMSNRIIYQNNNFQFNGNNSKLTYKSLSLSKGNNISYINSYLEHNKKYCYSNQLHKAIVSDNSIINFKGLLKINPLAIKTDGQMNYSGLLLNNFSKINIQPKLDIYNDDVKCKHGVFSGKIDNNQLFFLRTRGIDFKKSNNILLFAFLVDLIQNICDDNFKKEVYKYLSNYFSTENIFNEF from the coding sequence ATGGTTGGCTTAATGAGTAATAATTTATTAAAACAATTAAATTATATATATCAATTACATAAACAAAAATACTTTTCAAAAAATTCAGAAAATCATTGGTTAAAATTAAAAAATTTATTACATGATCCAACATATGTAAAAAAAAATACATATTTAAATATTATTAATAATAAATTATTTAAAATTCCTTTAACAAGAGAATTTTTAAAAAAAGATTTAGTAAATTTTACTTTTCAAATAGATGCTGTTTTTTTATATTTTATAAATGGAAAATTGAATAAAAATATAAGTGATATAGATAATATATTTTATAAAATAACTATTAATAAAATTAATATTTTAAATTATCAAAATATTTTTATTAAACATAATATTTTTACTCATTTATCAGAATCTTTATCTAAAGAAATCATTTTTATTGATGTAAATTTAAATAATATTAGTGATATAAAACCACTTTATTTAATATATATTAATATAGGTAATAATAATACCAAAAATTTTTTTTATATGTCAAATTATAGAGTTTATATAAATATTCAGAAAATAAAATCTATTAAAATATTTGAACATTATATCAATATTAATCAATCTTATTTTAATAATATTTATACAACTTTAATTTTAGGTAATAATATAAATTTAACACATTATAAATTTATTACTGGCGATAAAAAAAATTATTATTTTGCTAATCATGATTATTTTTTTAAAAATAATAGTTATATTACAAAATATGATTTTTTAATGTCTAACAGAATTATATATCAAAATAATAATTTTCAATTTAATGGAAACAATTCTAAATTAACTTATAAAAGTTTATCCTTATCAAAAGGAAACAATATTTCTTATATTAATAGTTATTTAGAACATAATAAAAAATATTGTTATAGTAATCAACTTCATAAAGCAATAGTTTCTGATAATTCTATTATAAATTTTAAAGGATTATTAAAAATTAATCCATTGGCTATAAAAACAGATGGACAAATGAATTATAGTGGATTATTACTCAATAATTTTTCAAAAATAAATATTCAACCAAAATTAGATATTTATAATGATGATGTAAAATGTAAACATGGTGTTTTTTCTGGTAAAATAGACAATAATCAATTATTCTTTTTAAGAACCCGTGGTATTGATTTTAAAAAATCTAATAATATACTTCTTTTTGCATTCTTAGTTGACTTAATTCAAAATATTTGTGATGATAATTTTAAAAAAGAAGTATATAAATATTTATCAAATTATTTCTCTACAGAGAATATTTTTAATGAATTTTAA
- the sufC gene encoding Fe-S cluster assembly ATPase SufC yields the protein MLKIKNLHVHINNKVILDRLNLKINSGEIHAIMGPNGSGKSTLSYILVGKKEYMISKGEIIFKKKNLLNMNPEIRAREGIFVSFQYPPEIPGVTNNLFLYTSLNEIRKYNGLSLLDRFEFQDLIHEKIKMLNIKKNFLKRFVNVGFSGGEKKINDVLQMLILEPKLCILDEIDSGLDIDALKKVSKIINIMRSKTRSFIIITHYRRILDYVKPDYVHILYNNKIVKSSDFTLVKQLEDQGYGWLNE from the coding sequence ATGTTAAAAATAAAAAATCTTCATGTACATATAAATAATAAAGTAATATTAGATAGACTTAATCTAAAAATTAATTCTGGTGAAATTCATGCTATAATGGGTCCTAATGGATCAGGAAAAAGTACTTTATCATATATTTTAGTAGGAAAAAAAGAGTATATGATTTCTAAAGGAGAGATAATTTTCAAAAAAAAAAATTTATTAAATATGAATCCTGAAATAAGAGCAAGAGAAGGTATTTTTGTATCTTTTCAATATCCTCCTGAAATACCAGGAGTAACTAATAATTTATTTTTATATACATCATTAAATGAAATAAGAAAATATAATGGATTATCTTTATTAGATAGATTTGAATTTCAAGATTTAATTCACGAAAAAATAAAAATGTTAAATATAAAAAAAAATTTTCTTAAACGTTTTGTCAACGTGGGTTTTTCTGGTGGTGAAAAAAAAATTAATGATGTATTACAAATGTTAATTTTAGAACCAAAATTATGTATTTTAGATGAAATCGATTCAGGTTTAGATATTGATGCATTAAAAAAAGTTTCAAAAATAATAAATATTATGAGATCTAAAACTAGATCATTTATTATTATTACTCATTATCGTCGTATTTTAGATTATGTTAAACCAGATTATGTACATATACTTTATAATAATAAGATTGTGAAATCTAGTGATTTTACACTAGTTAAACAATTAGAGGATCAAGGCTATGGTTGGCTTAATGAGTAA
- the sufB gene encoding Fe-S cluster assembly protein SufB produces the protein MQNNNIENKIKFFNKKKSLYKEGFSTNLKNEQLIPGINKNIIKKISKIRNEPKWMLDFRLKGYNFWKNSKEPHWLNGNFDKLNYQNYIYYSAPLSIKNNNTLNINPNINKNKYFTNAVSDTFNKLKIPINNKNIAVDGIFDSVSVITTHKDKLFQKGIIFCSLNSAIQNYPDLVKKYLGTVVSANDNFFASLNAAVASDGTFIYIPKNVNCPIELSTYFRINEKNIGQFERTILIADENSSVNYIEGCSAPIRHNYQLHAAVVEVILLKNAKVKYSTVQNWFSGNKNSGGILNFVTKRAICKGNYSKMSWTQSETGSAITWKYPSVILKGDYSIGEFFSISLTNGYQQADTGTKMIHIGKKTKSTIISKSISTENSKNTYRSLVKINQKSNYSRNFTQCDSILIGSKCSTHTYPNLKIANNTSQVEHEATTSKIGEDQIFFCLQRGINMDNAISMIINGFCKDIFIKFPLEFAIEAQKLLSINLEKSIG, from the coding sequence ATGCAAAATAATAATATAGAAAATAAAATTAAATTTTTTAATAAAAAAAAATCTCTTTATAAAGAAGGTTTTTCTACAAATTTAAAAAATGAACAATTAATACCAGGAATTAATAAAAATATAATTAAAAAAATATCTAAAATTCGTAATGAACCTAAATGGATGTTAGATTTTAGATTAAAAGGATATAATTTTTGGAAAAATAGCAAAGAACCACATTGGTTAAATGGAAATTTTGATAAATTAAATTATCAAAATTATATTTATTATTCTGCACCTTTATCTATTAAAAATAATAATACATTAAATATAAATCCCAATATTAATAAAAATAAATATTTTACAAATGCTGTATCAGATACTTTTAATAAATTAAAGATTCCTATCAATAATAAAAATATAGCTGTTGATGGAATATTTGATTCAGTATCTGTTATTACAACTCATAAAGATAAATTATTTCAAAAAGGAATAATTTTTTGTTCTTTAAATAGTGCTATTCAAAATTATCCTGATTTAGTTAAAAAGTATTTAGGTACAGTTGTTTCTGCTAATGATAATTTTTTTGCATCTTTAAACGCAGCTGTAGCTTCTGATGGAACATTTATATATATACCTAAAAATGTAAATTGTCCTATAGAATTGTCTACTTATTTTCGTATTAATGAAAAAAATATTGGGCAATTTGAACGTACTATTTTAATTGCAGATGAAAATAGCAGTGTAAATTACATAGAAGGATGTTCTGCTCCTATAAGACATAATTATCAATTACATGCTGCTGTTGTAGAAGTAATATTATTAAAAAATGCTAAAGTAAAATATTCTACTGTACAAAATTGGTTTTCAGGCAATAAAAATTCAGGAGGGATTTTAAATTTTGTTACTAAAAGAGCAATATGTAAAGGAAATTATAGCAAAATGTCATGGACTCAATCAGAAACAGGATCTGCTATTACATGGAAATATCCTAGTGTTATTTTAAAAGGAGATTACTCTATTGGTGAATTTTTTTCAATTTCTTTAACAAATGGTTATCAACAAGCTGATACTGGAACTAAAATGATTCATATTGGAAAAAAAACAAAATCCACAATTATATCTAAAAGCATTTCTACTGAAAATAGTAAAAATACTTATAGAAGTTTAGTGAAAATTAATCAAAAATCAAATTATTCACGTAATTTTACTCAATGTGATTCTATTTTAATAGGTTCAAAATGTAGTACTCATACATATCCTAATTTAAAAATTGCTAATAATACATCACAAGTTGAACATGAAGCTACAACTTCTAAAATTGGAGAAGATCAAATATTTTTTTGTTTACAAAGGGGTATTAATATGGATAATGCTATTTCTATGATTATTAATGGATTTTGTAAAGATATTTTTATTAAATTTCCTTTAGAATTTGCTATAGAAGCACAAAAACTATTATCAATTAATTTAGAAAAAAGTATTGGTTAA
- a CDS encoding iron-sulfur cluster assembly accessory protein gives MFKKKLIHFFCKESWKGIFLTNNSLLQINKIIKKYPTINGIRLILKKTGCFGFKYKIELITKPFKNDLIFQYNNIYIYIKRIDIIFIDGTIIDFIQEDFKEYFKYYNTKIKKSCGCGESFNIKH, from the coding sequence ATGTTCAAAAAGAAATTAATACATTTTTTTTGTAAAGAATCTTGGAAAGGAATTTTTTTAACTAATAATTCATTATTACAAATTAATAAAATAATAAAAAAATATCCTACTATTAATGGTATTAGATTAATTTTAAAAAAAACAGGTTGTTTTGGTTTTAAATATAAAATTGAATTAATAACAAAGCCTTTTAAAAATGATTTAATTTTTCAATATAATAATATCTATATATATATAAAAAGAATAGACATTATTTTTATAGATGGAACAATAATAGATTTTATTCAAGAAGATTTTAAAGAATATTTTAAATATTATAATACTAAAATCAAAAAATCTTGTGGTTGTGGAGAAAGTTTTAATATTAAACATTAA
- the murJ gene encoding murein biosynthesis integral membrane protein MurJ encodes MNLLKSLTMVSIITLLSRLLGFIRDSLIAKIFGAGVYSDSFFMAFKLPNLLRRIFAEGAFSQAFTPVLAEYKNRRSIIETKEFISAVLGILTILLSIVVVLGIIFSTFIISIIAPGFVTTTYKLLLTSKMLKITFPYILLISLSSIASAILNIWKNFLVPAFTPILLNLCMIFFIIFCPFCFNPPVLILAWSVIIGGFIQLMYQLIYLKRINMLVQPRCKFVIYNNIHGVIKVFQKMGIAIIGVSATQISLLINSVFASFLITGSVTWIYYADRLMELPIGMFAIALSIVLLPALTDAFTTNNEKEYNQLIDLGLRLCFLLIVPSSLMLGFFSKILLISLFQYGAFTYFDVLMTQKNLIIYAIGLLFIITSKVLALGYYARQNVKTPVSIAIFVLVITQLISPIFIYFLHHIGFAISICLAAFLNFILLLSKLVRNKIYIPESGWYNFLIRITIVTTILGILLLFFSMIISEQWLILSSLQFRIIFLCIFCFFILILYMLVLFLLGFRLQEFSLHKTKI; translated from the coding sequence ATGAATTTGTTAAAATCATTAACAATGGTTAGTATTATAACATTATTATCTAGATTATTAGGTTTTATTAGAGATAGTCTTATAGCAAAAATTTTTGGTGCTGGTGTTTATAGTGATTCTTTTTTTATGGCATTTAAATTACCAAATTTATTACGTCGTATTTTTGCTGAAGGAGCTTTTTCTCAAGCTTTTACTCCAGTTTTAGCAGAATATAAAAATAGAAGAAGTATTATTGAAACTAAAGAGTTTATTTCTGCTGTATTAGGAATATTAACAATATTATTATCAATTGTTGTTGTATTAGGTATAATATTTTCTACTTTTATTATTTCTATAATAGCTCCTGGATTTGTTACTACTACTTATAAATTACTATTAACTTCTAAAATGTTAAAAATAACTTTTCCTTATATCCTTTTAATTTCTTTATCGTCCATAGCAAGTGCTATTTTAAATATTTGGAAAAATTTTTTAGTTCCAGCATTTACTCCTATATTATTAAATTTATGTATGATATTTTTTATAATATTTTGTCCATTTTGTTTTAATCCTCCAGTATTAATATTAGCATGGTCTGTTATAATCGGAGGTTTTATACAATTAATGTATCAATTAATTTATTTAAAAAGAATAAATATGTTAGTACAACCACGTTGTAAATTTGTTATATATAATAATATTCATGGTGTAATAAAAGTTTTTCAAAAAATGGGTATAGCTATTATTGGTGTATCTGCAACTCAAATATCTTTATTAATTAATTCTGTTTTTGCTTCTTTTTTAATTACAGGTTCAGTTACGTGGATTTATTATGCTGATCGTTTAATGGAATTACCTATTGGAATGTTTGCTATTGCATTAAGTATAGTATTATTGCCAGCATTAACAGATGCATTTACTACAAACAATGAAAAAGAATATAATCAATTAATAGATTTGGGTTTACGTTTATGTTTTCTTTTAATAGTTCCAAGTTCTTTAATGTTAGGTTTTTTTTCTAAAATATTATTAATTTCTTTATTTCAATATGGAGCATTTACTTATTTTGATGTTTTAATGACACAAAAAAATCTTATTATTTATGCTATAGGTTTATTATTTATAATAACATCTAAAGTTCTAGCTTTAGGGTATTATGCTAGACAAAATGTTAAAACTCCTGTATCAATAGCAATATTTGTTTTAGTTATTACTCAATTAATTAGTCCTATATTTATTTATTTTTTACATCATATTGGTTTTGCTATATCAATATGTTTAGCTGCATTTTTAAATTTTATTTTATTATTATCTAAATTAGTACGAAATAAAATTTATATTCCAGAATCTGGATGGTACAATTTTCTTATACGAATAACAATTGTTACTACTATTTTAGGTATATTATTATTATTTTTTTCTATGATAATTTCTGAACAATGGTTAATTTTATCTAGTTTACAATTTCGTATAATATTTTTATGTATTTTTTGTTTTTTTATTTTAATATTATATATGTTAGTATTATTTTTATTAGGTTTCCGTTTACAAGAATTTTCATTACATAAAACAAAAATATAA
- the ribA gene encoding GTP cyclohydrolase II, with translation MNLKEISRAKLPTIWGEFIIIGFEEISTGKNHIALIYDINKIYKTNIVLTRIHSECLTGDTLFSLRCDCGFQLKSSLIQISKEKCGILIYHRQEGRNIGLLNKITAYNYQDNGLDTVQANHKLGFASDERNYNACADILKILGILKIKLLTNNPSKINILKKNGINVVSRIPLIVGYNSKNNQYLKTKASKMGHILK, from the coding sequence ATGAATTTAAAAGAAATATCAAGAGCAAAATTGCCAACTATATGGGGAGAATTTATTATAATAGGTTTTGAAGAAATATCTACTGGAAAAAATCATATTGCTTTAATTTATGATATAAATAAAATTTATAAAACAAATATTGTCTTAACAAGAATTCATTCTGAATGTTTAACTGGAGATACTTTATTTAGTCTTCGTTGTGATTGTGGTTTTCAATTAAAATCATCTTTAATACAAATTTCTAAAGAAAAATGTGGAATATTAATTTATCATAGACAAGAAGGTAGAAATATAGGATTATTAAATAAAATTACAGCTTATAATTATCAAGATAATGGGTTAGATACCGTACAAGCAAATCATAAGTTAGGTTTTGCTTCAGATGAAAGAAATTATAATGCATGTGCAGATATATTAAAAATATTAGGTATTTTAAAAATAAAATTATTAACAAATAATCCTAGTAAAATTAATATTTTAAAAAAAAATGGTATTAATGTAGTTAGTCGTATTCCATTAATTGTAGGATATAATTCAAAAAATAATCAATATTTAAAAACTAAAGCTAGTAAAATGGGTCATATTTTAAAATAA
- the sbcB gene encoding exodeoxyribonuclease I gives MNNKIIKDQFNFLFYDYETFGLNPSIDKIAQFACIRTNINLDFIEDPIVLYCKLPMDYMPDPTSVIINNISPQIVNSKGILECDLAKKINEIFSKYHTCIVGYNNIVFDDEFSRNLFYRNFYDPYNCYWNNNNSRWDILSLVRACYILRPKGINWPKINNIPVFNLEKIASINNIRLYYRSHDALSDVYRTIEIAKLIKKKQLLLYNYLFKNRTKKEILKIINLSKLKPLIYISNMYKNLNNNIGCIVPLFWSFKNKNILIAFDLINNVNELMNLDLKNNISSINFLVYIKFININNSPLLLPINILKLNDIKRLNFNLTYYQANFLIFKRNFLKIKNIIFSHLIEFYSKNVFFDIKNVDTQLYKNFFGYSDLQKFKKIHHTPIKKLSKFIFNDSRANELLFRYRARNFFETLNNLEKNKWNLYKKNIFNKDYIFNYINKTKILLDKYQNDEKKTIILNNLINYFKQIINKNNKC, from the coding sequence ATGAATAATAAAATTATAAAAGATCAATTTAATTTTTTATTTTATGATTATGAAACTTTTGGTTTAAATCCATCTATAGATAAAATAGCACAATTTGCATGTATACGCACTAATATAAATTTAGATTTTATAGAAGATCCTATCGTATTATATTGTAAATTACCAATGGATTATATGCCTGATCCTACATCTGTTATTATTAATAATATAAGTCCACAAATTGTTAATTCTAAAGGAATACTTGAATGTGATTTAGCAAAAAAAATTAATGAAATATTTTCTAAATATCATACTTGTATTGTAGGATATAATAATATTGTATTTGATGATGAATTTAGCCGTAATTTATTTTATCGAAATTTTTATGATCCATATAATTGTTATTGGAATAATAATAATAGTAGATGGGATATATTAAGTTTAGTACGAGCATGTTATATTTTAAGACCAAAAGGTATTAATTGGCCCAAAATAAATAATATCCCAGTTTTTAATCTTGAAAAAATTGCAAGCATTAATAATATTAGACTATATTATAGATCACATGATGCTTTATCTGATGTTTATAGAACAATAGAAATTGCTAAATTAATTAAAAAAAAACAATTGCTTCTTTATAATTATTTGTTTAAAAATAGAACAAAAAAAGAAATATTAAAAATTATTAATTTATCTAAATTAAAACCTTTAATTTATATTAGTAATATGTACAAAAATTTAAATAATAATATAGGATGTATTGTTCCATTATTTTGGTCTTTTAAAAATAAAAATATATTAATTGCTTTTGATTTAATTAATAATGTTAATGAACTTATGAATTTAGATTTAAAAAATAATATTTCGAGTATTAATTTTTTAGTCTATATAAAATTTATAAATATAAATAATTCACCTTTATTATTACCAATAAACATACTTAAATTAAATGATATTAAACGTTTAAATTTTAATTTAACCTATTATCAAGCAAATTTTCTAATCTTTAAAAGAAATTTTTTAAAAATTAAAAATATTATTTTTTCTCATTTAATTGAATTTTATAGTAAAAATGTTTTTTTTGATATTAAAAATGTCGATACACAATTATATAAAAATTTTTTTGGATATTCAGATTTACAAAAATTTAAAAAAATCCATCACACACCAATTAAAAAATTAAGTAAATTTATTTTTAATGATTCTAGAGCTAATGAATTATTATTTAGATATAGAGCTAGAAATTTTTTTGAAACTTTAAATAATTTAGAAAAAAATAAATGGAATTTATATAAAAAAAATATTTTTAATAAAGATTATATTTTTAATTATATTAATAAAACAAAAATTTTATTAGATAAATATCAAAATGATGAAAAAAAAACTATCATTTTAAATAATTTAATAAATTACTTTAAACAAATTATTAACAAAAATAATAAATGTTAA